In a genomic window of Streptomyces noursei ATCC 11455:
- the ftsY gene encoding signal recognition particle-docking protein FtsY: MDTVILAVVIAVVVLGAISGLVVSGRKKKQLPPPPPATPKPTVTAPPAEPQVGEEAETPRDEERRTIEEVELPAAEAPVAEAEAPVAEPEAPAAPAVEVPEPTAGRLVRLRARLARSQNTLGKGLLTLLSREHLDEDTWEEIEDTLLTADVGVTPTQELVERLRERVKVLGTRTPEELRRLLREELLALIGTDSDRTVHTANGIGNGGDEIPGVVLVVGVNGTGKTTTTGKLARVLVADGKSVVLGAADTFRAAAADQLQTWGERVGARTVRGPEGGDPASIAFDAVKEGIAESADVVLIDTAGRLHTKTGLMDELGKVKRVVEKHGPVGEVLLVLDATTGQNGLVQARVFAEVVDITGVVLTKLDGTAKGGIIIAVQRELGVPVKLVGLGEGPDDLAPFEPEAFVDALID, translated from the coding sequence ATGGACACCGTCATCCTTGCTGTAGTCATCGCCGTGGTCGTGCTCGGCGCGATCAGCGGGCTCGTCGTCAGCGGCCGCAAGAAGAAGCAGCTGCCGCCGCCCCCGCCGGCCACCCCCAAGCCCACCGTCACCGCGCCCCCCGCCGAACCGCAGGTCGGCGAGGAGGCCGAGACCCCGCGCGACGAAGAACGTCGCACCATCGAAGAAGTCGAGCTGCCCGCCGCCGAGGCCCCCGTGGCCGAGGCCGAGGCACCCGTCGCCGAGCCGGAGGCGCCCGCGGCGCCCGCCGTCGAGGTCCCCGAGCCGACCGCCGGCCGCCTGGTCCGGCTGCGCGCCCGGCTCGCCCGCTCCCAGAACACCCTCGGCAAGGGCCTGCTGACCCTGCTGTCCCGCGAACACCTCGACGAGGACACCTGGGAGGAGATCGAGGACACCCTCCTCACCGCCGACGTCGGCGTCACCCCCACCCAGGAATTGGTCGAGCGGCTTCGCGAACGGGTCAAGGTGCTCGGCACCCGCACCCCCGAAGAGCTGCGCCGGCTGCTCCGCGAGGAACTGCTCGCGCTCATCGGCACCGACTCCGACCGCACCGTGCACACCGCCAACGGCATCGGCAACGGCGGCGACGAGATCCCCGGTGTCGTGCTGGTCGTCGGCGTCAACGGCACCGGCAAGACCACCACCACCGGCAAGCTCGCCCGCGTCCTGGTCGCCGACGGCAAGTCCGTGGTGCTCGGCGCGGCCGACACCTTCCGCGCCGCCGCCGCCGACCAGCTCCAGACCTGGGGCGAGCGGGTCGGGGCCCGTACGGTCCGCGGTCCCGAGGGCGGCGACCCGGCGTCCATCGCCTTCGACGCGGTCAAGGAGGGCATCGCCGAGTCCGCCGATGTCGTCCTGATCGACACCGCCGGCCGGCTGCACACCAAGACCGGCCTGATGGACGAGCTGGGCAAGGTCAAGCGCGTCGTCGAGAAGCACGGCCCGGTCGGCGAGGTGCTGCTCGTCCTCGACGCCACCACCGGTCAGAACGGCCTGGTGCAGGCGCGGGTCTTCGCCGAGGTCGTGGACATCACCGGCGTGGTGCTCACCAAGCTCGACGGCACCGCCAAGGGCGGCATCATCATCGCGGTCCAGCGCGAACTGGGCGTTCCGGTCAAGCTGGTCGGCCTGGGCGAGGGCCCGGACGACCTGGCGCCGTTCGAGCCCGAGGCGTTCGTGGACGCGCTGATCGACTGA
- a CDS encoding bifunctional DNA primase/polymerase — protein MGFTIGGIRDLRSGSRRRIRSAEGTAVAEYTGLWGWDVVPGARAVRAGGRTECSCGVPDCPSPGAHPLSFGRELVAGATLEKALAAWAETPGAAVLLPVGRTFDILDVPEDAGRGALVRLERMGLPLGPVAAAPTGRALFFVAPGAAAALPDLLYRMGWDDADLDLRPLGPGDHVTAPPSDFGGLGPMRWLRPPTLETAGRPPQARLLLGALAYVCNRAAGRAAVDAAGPSVR, from the coding sequence ATGGGTTTCACGATCGGCGGCATCCGGGACCTCCGTTCCGGGTCGCGCCGCCGCATCCGCTCGGCCGAGGGCACCGCGGTGGCGGAGTACACGGGGCTGTGGGGGTGGGACGTCGTCCCGGGGGCCCGCGCGGTCCGGGCCGGCGGCCGGACGGAGTGTTCGTGCGGTGTCCCGGACTGCCCGTCCCCGGGCGCCCATCCGCTCTCCTTCGGCCGGGAGCTGGTGGCCGGCGCGACGCTGGAGAAGGCGCTGGCCGCCTGGGCCGAGACGCCGGGCGCGGCGGTGCTGCTCCCGGTGGGCCGCACCTTCGACATCCTCGACGTACCGGAGGACGCGGGCCGGGGCGCGCTGGTGCGGCTGGAGCGGATGGGCCTGCCGCTGGGCCCGGTGGCCGCCGCGCCCACCGGGCGTGCGCTGTTCTTCGTCGCCCCGGGGGCGGCCGCGGCGCTCCCCGACCTCCTCTACCGCATGGGGTGGGACGACGCGGATCTGGACCTTCGCCCGCTGGGCCCCGGTGACCACGTCACCGCGCCGCCGTCCGACTTCGGCGGTCTGGGGCCGATGCGCTGGCTGCGCCCGCCGACCCTGGAGACCGCCGGCCGGCCGCCGCAGGCCCGGCTGCTGCTGGGGGCGCTGGCGTATGTGTGCAACCGGGCGGCGGGCCGGGCGGCCGTCGACGCGGCCGGGCCGTCGGTCCGCTGA
- a CDS encoding ankyrin repeat domain-containing protein: MSFFDGLPASPPPPEPPDETLELCAYAPAEDEEFAPSHWFVPARLPQVAEAGAGPDVRIVLTGWEVWPRSVTMRLSVFLRRIRPGGRTSPYGGPRDGALRCGLLLADGRKVTTLDGAPLPTAGPPHPTLRPVGGSGGAFHHELELHLSQLPPAGATQLVVEWPDEQVPETVTVFDAGPLRAAAGEALEIWPDAAPPAPPATGEESRGFLTVGPGPAEILAPPPASEPQPWSPPVPDPARGDWELLAPFHWRDTALVLGRLANGADPRALVPGHPQETPLHLAAAHGSPEAVAALLDRGAAVDAPDAQGRTPLWHAVCHGAEGNAALLLRAGADAWRPQVAGRSPGRLALTCALAPLFAGLPGAVPLTPEERAAQRAADEQAAVFRGVHTDGASVAFVAGIDEAEAVRRLGRDPRDRPVLAPDADADPGATAPHSFDAHDAEASHRRVGVTGVPGGCVLLQPSSYLLSTDRLLDALSVGTAAYGLYVNPAGGTFGTLSRDGRTELTEEIGLPPYGDEPEGHWHYRFWSWTRPEDMYGANELGYASAAAGLRVTDPAPVTGPPRRWVQIPDGSRLLG; encoded by the coding sequence ATGAGCTTCTTCGACGGTCTGCCCGCGTCCCCTCCCCCGCCCGAACCACCAGACGAGACCCTGGAGTTGTGCGCCTACGCGCCCGCGGAGGACGAGGAGTTCGCGCCCTCCCACTGGTTCGTTCCGGCGCGGCTCCCGCAGGTCGCCGAGGCCGGCGCCGGCCCGGACGTGCGGATCGTGCTCACCGGCTGGGAGGTCTGGCCGCGGTCGGTGACGATGCGGCTGTCGGTCTTCCTGCGACGGATCCGACCCGGCGGCCGGACCTCGCCGTACGGCGGGCCGCGCGACGGGGCGCTGCGCTGCGGGCTGCTGCTGGCCGACGGGCGGAAGGTCACCACGCTCGACGGCGCGCCGCTGCCGACGGCCGGGCCGCCGCACCCGACGCTGCGGCCGGTCGGCGGCTCCGGCGGCGCCTTCCACCACGAACTGGAGCTGCACCTCTCGCAGTTGCCGCCCGCCGGCGCCACCCAACTCGTGGTCGAGTGGCCGGACGAGCAGGTCCCCGAGACGGTCACCGTCTTCGACGCCGGGCCGCTGCGGGCGGCGGCCGGCGAGGCGCTGGAGATCTGGCCGGACGCCGCGCCGCCGGCCCCGCCGGCGACGGGTGAGGAATCGCGGGGGTTCCTCACCGTCGGCCCGGGCCCGGCGGAGATCCTGGCCCCGCCGCCCGCGTCCGAGCCGCAGCCGTGGTCCCCGCCCGTCCCGGACCCCGCGCGCGGCGACTGGGAGCTGCTGGCCCCGTTCCACTGGCGGGACACCGCGCTGGTGCTGGGCCGGCTGGCCAACGGCGCCGATCCGCGGGCCCTCGTGCCGGGCCACCCCCAGGAGACCCCGCTGCACCTGGCCGCGGCCCACGGCTCCCCCGAGGCCGTCGCCGCGCTCCTCGACCGCGGCGCGGCGGTGGACGCACCGGACGCACAGGGCCGCACCCCGCTGTGGCACGCCGTCTGCCACGGCGCCGAGGGGAACGCCGCGCTGCTGCTGCGGGCCGGCGCCGACGCCTGGCGCCCGCAGGTCGCCGGCCGCTCCCCCGGCCGTCTGGCGCTGACCTGCGCCCTGGCCCCGCTGTTCGCCGGACTGCCGGGAGCGGTGCCGCTGACGCCCGAGGAGCGCGCCGCGCAGCGGGCGGCGGACGAGCAGGCGGCGGTGTTCCGGGGAGTGCACACCGACGGCGCCTCGGTGGCGTTCGTGGCGGGGATCGACGAGGCGGAGGCGGTCCGACGGCTGGGCCGGGACCCGCGCGACCGCCCGGTGCTCGCCCCGGACGCCGACGCGGACCCCGGCGCCACCGCCCCCCACAGCTTCGACGCGCACGACGCCGAGGCGTCCCACCGCCGGGTGGGGGTGACGGGGGTACCCGGCGGCTGCGTGCTGCTCCAGCCGTCCTCGTACCTGCTGAGCACCGACCGGCTGCTGGACGCCCTCTCCGTGGGCACCGCCGCCTACGGCCTCTACGTCAACCCCGCCGGCGGCACCTTCGGCACGCTCTCCCGCGACGGCCGCACCGAGCTGACCGAGGAGATCGGCCTCCCGCCGTACGGGGACGAGCCCGAGGGGCACTGGCACTACCGCTTCTGGAGCTGGACCCGGCCGGAGGACATGTACGGCGCGAACGAGCTGGGGTACGCCTCCGCGGCGGCCGGCCTGCGGGTGACGGACCCGGCACCGGTGACCGGCCCACCCCGCCGCTGGGTGCAGATACCCGACGGCAGCCGACTCCTTGGCTAG
- a CDS encoding purine-cytosine permease family protein: MGTSTTSAPTSTPEVDGAVETRGIEPVPDHERRGRVRELFPTWVAANISVLLLTMGASLVINNGLNFWQVLVVAAIASTISFGIVGLLSVSGKWGGAPGAMLSRAAFGVRGNYFPGAILWVARFGWETINAVSGAYAILTVLRLVFGIKTNNVLVVVTLLGFVACTFLVSGMGRKALNVCNKYSTYLFSLISVVVLVYLIVEMPWGAIFAKSPGSGAMMIAGIGTIAAGGLSWVPTGPDFARYLPHSASGKKIVGTTVSGAALVLVPMVVMGGVMAVSNPELANQNTDPMSFLGQVLPSAIAIPYLITALIGMMLINSLSMYSAGFTAQTMGVKLPRALAVSINAAISLIGGLFMMLVAKDFVGQFIAFLTLLAVSFSAWIGVYGIDMLRRRKMAVRYHAESLMNIDRTSRYWYKGGFCWQAMTAWAVALVAGLCFTKVQWFTGPLAGTWIGENGLGWAATILIAAVLFAVLPAAQETPAAAAPAPEADEEPAAVEVG, from the coding sequence ATGGGCACCAGCACCACGTCCGCACCCACGTCCACCCCGGAAGTCGACGGCGCCGTCGAGACCCGCGGAATCGAGCCGGTTCCCGACCACGAACGCCGGGGCCGGGTCCGCGAGCTCTTCCCGACCTGGGTGGCCGCCAACATCAGCGTGCTGCTGCTCACCATGGGCGCCTCGCTGGTGATCAACAACGGCCTGAACTTCTGGCAGGTGCTGGTGGTCGCCGCGATCGCGTCGACCATCTCGTTCGGCATCGTCGGCCTGCTGTCGGTCTCCGGGAAGTGGGGCGGCGCGCCGGGCGCGATGCTGTCCCGGGCCGCCTTCGGCGTGCGCGGCAACTACTTCCCGGGCGCGATCCTGTGGGTCGCCCGCTTCGGCTGGGAGACGATCAACGCGGTCAGCGGCGCCTACGCGATCCTGACCGTGCTCCGCCTGGTGTTCGGCATCAAGACCAACAACGTGCTGGTCGTGGTGACCCTGCTGGGCTTCGTCGCCTGCACCTTCCTGGTGAGCGGCATGGGCCGCAAGGCGCTCAACGTCTGCAACAAGTACTCCACGTACCTCTTCAGCCTCATCAGCGTCGTCGTCCTGGTCTATCTGATCGTCGAGATGCCGTGGGGCGCCATCTTCGCCAAGTCGCCGGGCAGCGGCGCCATGATGATCGCGGGCATCGGCACCATCGCGGCCGGCGGTCTCAGCTGGGTGCCCACCGGTCCGGACTTCGCGCGCTACCTGCCGCACTCCGCCTCCGGCAAGAAGATCGTCGGCACCACCGTCTCGGGTGCCGCCCTGGTGCTGGTCCCGATGGTGGTCATGGGCGGCGTGATGGCCGTCTCCAACCCGGAGCTGGCCAACCAGAACACCGACCCGATGTCCTTCCTGGGCCAGGTGCTGCCGTCGGCCATCGCGATCCCGTACCTGATCACCGCGCTGATCGGCATGATGCTGATCAACAGCCTGTCGATGTACTCCGCGGGCTTCACCGCGCAGACCATGGGTGTCAAGCTGCCGCGCGCCCTGGCGGTCAGCATCAACGCCGCGATCAGCCTGATCGGCGGGCTGTTCATGATGCTGGTGGCCAAGGACTTCGTGGGCCAGTTCATCGCCTTCCTGACGCTGCTCGCGGTCTCCTTCTCCGCCTGGATCGGCGTCTACGGCATCGACATGCTCCGCCGCCGCAAGATGGCGGTCCGCTACCACGCGGAGAGCCTGATGAACATCGACCGGACCAGCCGCTACTGGTACAAGGGCGGCTTCTGCTGGCAGGCCATGACGGCCTGGGCGGTCGCGCTGGTCGCGGGCCTGTGCTTCACCAAGGTGCAGTGGTTCACCGGCCCGCTGGCCGGCACCTGGATCGGCGAGAACGGTCTGGGCTGGGCGGCCACCATCCTGATCGCCGCGGTGCTCTTCGCGGTCCTGCCGGCCGCCCAGGAGACCCCCGCCGCCGCGGCGCCGGCCCCCGAGGCCGACGAGGAGCCGGCCGCCGTCGAGGTCGGCTGA
- a CDS encoding LLM class flavin-dependent oxidoreductase: MSAGTTAPTTVLRVNLAGPPAAPADLSARYRAAVEMARYADEHGLGMIQTEEHHATDNGWMPSPLAFAGAVLGATRRIGVTVSALITPLHDPLRLAEDIAVLDLLGGGRLVTVAGLGYRPEEYAAHGKEWRDRGALQDEVLQTLLNAWTGEPFTYQGRTVQVTPRPYSRPHPPLLVGGASRPAARRAARLGLPLFPSAHLPELERYYHEQCAAAGTEGWVLQPPPRTCLLHISEDPDRSWAEHGDHLLYEARRYAAWQSAGSRSAVRSAARDAAALRAEGVYRIVTPDDCVELAQQDGARGTLILHPLCGGMPVEEGWRSLRLFAEKVLPRLTD; the protein is encoded by the coding sequence ATGTCTGCCGGCACCACCGCACCCACCACGGTCCTGCGCGTCAACCTCGCCGGACCACCGGCCGCGCCCGCGGACCTCTCCGCCCGCTACCGGGCCGCCGTCGAGATGGCCCGGTACGCCGACGAGCACGGCCTGGGCATGATCCAGACCGAGGAGCACCACGCCACCGACAACGGCTGGATGCCCTCCCCGCTCGCCTTCGCGGGCGCCGTCCTCGGCGCCACCCGCCGGATCGGCGTCACCGTCTCCGCCCTGATCACCCCGCTGCACGACCCGCTGCGGCTGGCCGAGGACATCGCGGTGCTCGATCTGCTCGGCGGCGGCCGGCTAGTCACCGTCGCCGGCCTCGGCTACCGGCCCGAGGAGTACGCGGCACACGGCAAGGAGTGGCGCGACCGCGGCGCCCTCCAGGACGAGGTGCTGCAGACACTGCTCAACGCCTGGACCGGCGAACCGTTCACCTACCAGGGGCGCACGGTCCAGGTCACCCCGCGCCCGTACTCCCGGCCGCATCCGCCGCTGCTCGTCGGGGGCGCCTCGCGGCCCGCGGCCCGGCGCGCGGCCCGCCTGGGACTGCCGCTCTTCCCCAGCGCCCACCTGCCGGAGCTGGAGCGCTACTACCACGAGCAGTGCGCCGCCGCCGGCACCGAGGGCTGGGTGCTCCAACCGCCGCCGCGCACCTGTCTGCTGCACATCTCCGAGGATCCGGACCGGAGTTGGGCCGAGCACGGCGACCACCTGCTGTACGAGGCACGGCGGTACGCGGCGTGGCAGTCCGCCGGGAGCCGCTCCGCGGTGCGCTCCGCCGCGCGGGACGCCGCGGCGCTGCGCGCGGAGGGCGTGTACCGGATCGTCACGCCGGACGACTGCGTCGAACTGGCCCAACAGGACGGCGCCCGAGGCACGTTGATCCTGCATCCGCTGTGCGGCGGGATGCCCGTCGAGGAGGGGTGGCGGTCGCTGCGGCTGTTCGCGGAGAAGGTGCTGCCGCGGCTGACGGACTGA
- a CDS encoding sugar porter family MFS transporter — MTSTAQPTVPEGRKAQPDHLGHVIFITAAAAMGGFLFGYDSSVINGAVEAIRSRYDVGSAVLAQVIAIALIGCAIGAATAGRIADRIGRIRVMQIAAVLFTISAIGSALPFALWDLAMWRVLGGIAIGMASVIGPAYIAEVSPPAYRGRLGSFQQAAIVIGIAISQLVNWGILNLANGEQRGKIAGLEAWQWMLGVMVIPAILYGLLSFAIPESPRFLISAGKLDRAKEVLGEVEGHTVDLDARVTEIQDAMRREHRSTFKDLLGGKGGFLPIVWVGIGLSVFQQLVGINVAFYYSSTLWQSVGINPESSFFYSFTTSIINIVGTVIAMIFVDRIGRRPLALIGSAGMAVALALEAWAFSAKTAAGTLPSAEGTVALIAAHGFVLFFALSWGVVVWVLLGEMFPNKIRAAALGVAASAQWIANWAITASFPSLSDWNLSGTYVIYAVFALLSIPFVLKFVKETKGKALEEMG; from the coding sequence TTGACCAGCACCGCGCAGCCGACGGTCCCGGAAGGCCGCAAGGCCCAGCCGGACCACCTCGGCCATGTCATCTTCATCACCGCGGCTGCCGCGATGGGCGGCTTTCTCTTCGGCTACGACAGCTCCGTCATCAACGGCGCCGTCGAGGCGATCCGCAGCCGCTACGACGTCGGGTCCGCCGTCCTCGCGCAGGTGATCGCCATCGCCCTGATCGGCTGCGCCATCGGCGCCGCCACCGCCGGCCGGATCGCCGACCGGATCGGCCGGATCCGGGTCATGCAGATCGCCGCGGTGCTCTTCACCATCAGCGCCATCGGCTCCGCGCTGCCGTTCGCCCTGTGGGACCTGGCGATGTGGCGCGTCCTGGGCGGCATCGCGATCGGTATGGCCTCGGTCATCGGCCCGGCCTACATCGCCGAGGTCTCGCCGCCCGCCTACCGTGGCCGGCTCGGCTCCTTCCAGCAGGCCGCCATCGTCATCGGCATCGCCATCTCCCAGCTCGTGAACTGGGGCATCCTCAACCTCGCCAACGGTGAGCAGCGCGGCAAGATCGCCGGCCTGGAAGCCTGGCAGTGGATGCTCGGCGTGATGGTCATCCCCGCGATCCTCTACGGCCTGCTCTCCTTCGCGATCCCCGAGTCGCCGCGCTTCCTGATCTCCGCCGGCAAGCTCGACCGCGCCAAGGAGGTGCTCGGCGAGGTCGAGGGCCACACGGTGGACCTCGACGCCCGGGTCACCGAGATCCAGGACGCGATGCGCCGCGAGCACAGGTCGACCTTCAAGGACCTGCTCGGCGGCAAGGGCGGCTTCCTGCCGATCGTCTGGGTGGGCATCGGCCTCTCCGTCTTCCAGCAGCTGGTCGGCATCAACGTCGCCTTCTACTACTCCTCGACGCTGTGGCAGTCGGTCGGCATCAACCCGGAGAGCTCGTTCTTCTACAGCTTCACCACCTCGATCATCAACATCGTCGGTACCGTGATCGCGATGATCTTCGTCGACCGGATCGGTCGCCGCCCGCTGGCGCTGATCGGCTCGGCCGGTATGGCCGTCGCGCTCGCCCTGGAGGCGTGGGCCTTCTCCGCCAAGACCGCGGCCGGCACCCTGCCGTCCGCCGAGGGCACCGTGGCTCTGATCGCCGCGCACGGCTTCGTCCTCTTCTTCGCGCTCTCCTGGGGCGTCGTGGTCTGGGTCCTCCTCGGCGAGATGTTCCCCAACAAGATCCGTGCCGCCGCGCTGGGCGTCGCCGCCTCCGCGCAGTGGATCGCCAACTGGGCGATCACGGCCAGCTTCCCCAGCCTCTCGGACTGGAACCTGTCCGGCACCTACGTGATCTACGCGGTCTTCGCTCTGCTCTCGATCCCCTTCGTGCTCAAGTTCGTGAAGGAGACCAAGGGCAAGGCGTTGGAGGAGATGGGCTAA